TCATTGTTTGACATGTAAAGTGAATAAGATGAGTCATTGCTAATTATCAAGCTTTCATGCGAGATAGATGATACATTTATGTTGCTTGTTTTATCTACCTTTAACAACACATGCATAATTAAAAATTAGTTCCACACAAGCCTTGTCAATATGGTTAACATAAAGAACATTACAAACTTAGTTTTAGAAAATGATGCTATCTAGATAAGTATTTGACATGTAAAGTGAATAAGATGAGTTATTGCCAATTATCAAGCTTTCATGTGAGACAGATGCGTACATGTTACTTGTTTGATCTATCTTAACAACACCTACAAGATTACAAATTAGTTCCACACAAGCCATGTCAATATGGATAACATGTAGAAAATTACAAATTTAGTTTTAGAAAATAAGCCTATCTAGATCATTGTTAGACATGTAAAGTGAATAGGATGAGTTATTACCAATTATCAAGCGTTCATGTGTGAACGATGGTACATGCATATTTCTTGTTTGATCTAGCTTTAACAACACATACACGATCACAAATAAGTTCCACACAAGTCATGTCAATATGGTTAACATATAGAACATTACAAACTTAGTTTCGGGAAATGACGCTATCTAGATCGGTGTTTGACATGTAAAGTGAATAAGATGATTCATTGTATATTGTCTAGCTTTCATGTGAGACATATGATACATGCAAGAGTAAAGCAACTTTGATGATCAATCGAAAACATAAAGAATTGGTTACTTATATAAGCATCTAAGCACTTTAAGTGAAGCACATGCAAATATACAAAAGAAACCATGGCAGAGCAGCTATAAATAAGCCCACACCATGAAGATCCTCCTCCATCATCCACCCATCATACACCTAGAGCAAAAACATCAAATCTAGGCAAGCAATAATCAACACAAATCTATCATGAAGACTTTCCTCATCCTTGCCCTCCTATCCGTGGTGGCAACCATGGCTAACGCCACTGTGGAGCTTGAACATACAGGTCAATCTCAACCACAACAGCCGTTTCCGCAACCGCAACAGCCATTTCCGCAACTAGAACAACCGTTTCCGCAACTCCAGCAACCGTTTCCGCAATCCCAGCAACCATTTCCGCAACCCCAGCAACCATTTCCGCAATCCCAACAACAATTTCCGCAACCCCAACAACCATTTCTGCAATCCCAGCAACCCTTTCCGCAGCCAGAACAACCGTTTCCGCAACCCCATCAACCGTTTCCGCAACCCCAGCAACCATTTCCTCAGCCTAAGCAACTGTTTCCGCAACCCCAGCAACCGTTTCCGCAACCCCAGCAACCGTTTACGCAACCCCAGCAACCATTTCCCCAACCCCAGCAACTGTTCCCCCAACCGCAGCAACAGTTTCCGCAACCCCAGCAACCGTTTCCGCAACCCCAACAACCATTTCCGCAGCTAGAACAACCGTTTCCGAAAACCCAACAACCGTTTCCGCAACCCCAACAACCATTTCCCCAACCCCAGCAACCATTTCCGCAACCCCAACAACCGTTCCCGCAACAAGAACAATCGTTTCCACAACCCCATCAACAGTTTCCGCAACCCCAACAACCATTTCCCGAGCAGCAACAACCATGTgtgcagcaacaacaacaagttttccaacCAATTCTACAACAACTGTTGAACCCGTGCCGAGATTTCCTCGTGCAGCGGTGCAACCCAGTGGCGATGGTGCCATTCCTCCGATCGCAGATCCTGCAACAGAGCAGCTGCGAGGTGATGCGACAACAATGTTGCCAGCTGTTGGTGCAAATCCCCAAGCAACTCCAGTACCCTGCCATATATAGCATCGTGAACTCTGGCTTCAGCatgcagcaacaacaacagttACCCCAACCTCAGGAGAAACAGGTGGGTCAGGGCTTATGCCAGCCTCAGCCACAACAAGCGGGCCAAGGATTCATCCAAGTTCATGATCTAGCTAAGTTCGAGGCGATGAGGAATTTTGCGCTACAGACCCTGCCGGCGATGTGCAAGGTGCAGGTCCCATTGTACTACTCCACCTCCCCGTACGACGTCATTGCTATTTAGTCGATGGACCGTCGATGTAATAGTGACAAATAAAAGTGGCATGCACTAACATGTGTGAACCCAAGCCACTAATAGTCCAAACTTGGAAATAAAAGACAAACATAGTTTTTGTCAGCATAATATTTCTTGTCCTTATTCCACTTCACGGGCACATTTAGATGTTCATTCCCAGCCACAATCTTATACATGCAAATTAATCAGAACATAAAAGAATGGATGCAAAGCTTGGGTTGAGTTGAAGTACCATTCAAGTAAGGAGTGCACAAATTAACTCTTTAACGGCGATGCTCATGGGTTGCAACGTGCAACGGTCTTGACTGCTGCATCTAGTTCAAAATAAAATATGGTCAGAAGTGCACAAATTAACTATTTAAAGGCGATGCTTATGAGTTGCAACTTGCAACGGTCTTGACTGACTGCATCTAGTTCTAAATAGAATATATAGTCAGAAGAGGCGTCATCTGAGATGCTCAACTATAAATAGGCAAGATTAAGCTGATGGTAGGATCATGTCAATTTAATTCACTAGTAATGTTGCAAGTGCAATGCACGTGGTTGCACCGTATTTAGCATCATATTGTTAGCACCGAGAGTCCACGATGGACCGAGAATCCACACGTGGTATGCCATAGTAGCTTGATGGGAAGTCCTAACATGGATAGCTGGATTGGACAGAACAAGGAGTCTTTGGCTGGATTCTGAAATAGGAATAAACCACTCTCTTCTACTGTTGGAGATTAGCCGCTTGAGACATTTGAGCCAACAAATAATATATATCTAAGGGGAAGACCAGATGCCTGACAAACTGAAAATCTTTTCAGCGCCATGCGTTCTAAGATTCAGAAGCACGAAGCCGATACTCCAGATTCAATTCTGGAACTCGATCAAGTTGATAATTAAGGCAAATAGACTGGATCTTCAGGAGGCAATTCTGCAACTGGTCCGATTCTTGAGGCAACTAAGTTCAGTTTTGTTGTTCTTGCATTGGGCTTTCTGCTTATGATGCTCCTTTCGGCGCAGACACCTGGGTATCGGCCAATACAAACTTCGAGTCTCAAGGACATCCATATACGATAGACGATGTGCTTTGCATTCTTGTGCATCCCTAAGCATGTGTGCATTTAAGCAGATGTTTTGAACCTGAAGTTCAAGGGTTTATTCATATAGTTTTTTGTTTTCTTCGGAGTCTATTTAGCTTCCCGGCATATGTGCATCGAACATGATTTGCATATGCAAGCCGTATCTTTCTTTTCGAAGATACTTTAAAGGGAGGTGCCTCGGGGCCTTCCTCTTCCTCCCACCAGGTGGCGGCACTCGGTGTGCTGGGGCTGCCTACCGCCCCCGCCTCGCCCCTCTTCGCTCCCGGGCTGAACCAATATGGCTCCAACTTGGTCGCCGCCCCGGACGCCCACACCCTCTCCCTCCTCGAGCCAGCCAGGGGCAAGCTGCTCGTGCATCTTGTTCCGTCGGGCGTGGAAGGGTCCACCCCGCTCGAGGACATCTCCATGGACTCCGCTGACCCCGACTCGCAGCTCACCGACCCGGCGCCCTCGTGGGTTGACGACAGCCAGCAGGCAGAGGGCCCGCCTGCCAAGCTGGCCAGGCTCTCGCCGGCCAAGGGCATGACCGCTGTGGAGGACGTGGAGGTGCTGGACGCCTCGGATGATGACGATCTGCCGCGGCCTGGGGAGGACGCCGCCCGCAAGAACCTGCTTCAGGAGATGTCTCAAGCTACCCCGCTGGTGCAAGCTCGCCGCTCCAAGGCCGTCTACTCCAAGCGGGCGACTCCCTCGTCGGCGGTGAGGAAGAGCTTGCGGTCCCAGGGCGTGGCGGCCGGCACTTCGGCCCTCGTCCGTGCGCAACGGCTCACGGCTGAGAAGAATCTGGAGGGCAAGACCTGCACCGACACCGTCAAGAACAAAGGTAATGACTTCGCGATCCTAGACCTGCTCCCTGATGATCACCTTTCCTCGGTTGTGCGCGATAGCTGCTTAGTATTCTCTCCAAAGTTGGGCTGCCCGGGGGAAGCCTTGTCCATCATAAGGGCCAAGGAAAAGGTTCAAGCTGCTCTGGCGGAGACCTCTCGCCGTCTTGAGCAGGAAGCCGCTGCGGCTAAGGCGGTTGCAGCAGCTTGCGCTTCGGTTGAAGCTCCTAGGGTGGAGCTTGCCGTCGCTGCTGCTGATGCTCCTCGGGTGGAGCGTGTCGAGGGCGAGGAGCATCCCAGGGTGGagcgcgccgagagcgaggagcccCTCACGGGTGGGGTCGGACCGCCTGGTGAGCTGGGCGGCCCTGGGGCCGGGGCCCAGGCTCCCGTTGCCGTGGATCCCgcgtcttctcctcctcctccgcggaGCCGCCCTAAGTGTTCGTGTGTTAAGGTCCCTGCTCTTGCTGTCTCCAAGAGACAGTACAAGAAACGGGCCGCCAAATGAGAGCCCTCATCTACAACCTTCGGGGGTTTGGGGCACAAGGGCGTCGCTCCCAACTCCGCGACTACATGCAACGTGATAACATTGACATTCTAGGACTCCAAGAGATGGTCCGACAAGATTTCTCGGACTCGGAACTTCGGAGCTTGGAATGCGGTGGTCAATTCTGCTGGAACTGGCTGCCGGCCACAGGGCAATCCGGGGGGATGCTCCTAGGGTTCAGAGATGTCTGCTTCGAGGTAGGGACCTGGAGGCAGGGGAGGTTCTTCATTAGCGCTGACCTCTTCCATCGCAGCCGGAAGGTCAAGTGGACCTTCATCCTTGTCTATGGCCCGGCTGATCACTCCAGAACGAGGGAGTTCTTGGAGGAGCTTTCTTCCAAGGTGGCGAGCTGTAGGCTCCCCCTCGTTATTGGAGGTGACTTCAATCTCATTCGTGGGCTAGGGGACAAGAGTAATGACAATATTAATTGGCCAAGGGTGCGCCAATTTAACGATGTCATTGCTAATCTTTGCCTTAGGGAGCTCGACAGGACTGGGTCCAGGTTCACCTGGACCAACAAGCAACTCTCGCCCATCCGCTCGGTCCTGGATAGGGTTTTCGTCTCCACCTCTTGGGAGACGCTCTTCCCTCTGTGCTCTCTGACGGCGGTTACTCGAGTGGGTTCCGACCATAACCCCCTCCTCCTCGACGATGGAACAAGGGATTCGTCGGCCGGCGAGGTTCTTCTTTCAATCT
This Lolium perenne isolate Kyuss_39 chromosome 1, Kyuss_2.0, whole genome shotgun sequence DNA region includes the following protein-coding sequences:
- the LOC127345560 gene encoding avenin-3-like produces the protein MKTFLILALLSVVATMANATVELEHTGQSQPQQPFPQPQQPFPQQQPFPEQQQPCVQQQQQVFQPILQQLLNPCRDFLVQRCNPVAMVPFLRSQILQQSSCEVMRQQCCQLLVQIPKQLQYPAIYSIVNSGFSMQQQQQLPQPQEKQVGQGLCQPQPQQAGQGFIQVHDLAKFEAMRNFALQTLPAMCKVQVPLYYSTSPYDVIAI